The proteins below come from a single Denticeps clupeoides chromosome 15, fDenClu1.1, whole genome shotgun sequence genomic window:
- the LOC114765406 gene encoding pleckstrin homology domain-containing family A member 5-like isoform X29: protein MAADLNPDWLACLPSSWSYGVTRDGRVFFINEEAKSTAWLHPGTGEAVVTGHRKTPDLPTGWEEGYTFEGARCFINHNERKVTCKHPVSGQPSQDNCIFVVNEQPAAKAPATEKKERPTSTMSEASNYTGGSNYTGGSDYAAHPGSPAARPSRSSKKVHNFGKRSNSIKRNPNAPVVRSNWLYKQDSTGMKMWKRRWFVLSDMCLFYYKDEKEEGILGSILLPSFRISMLSVDDHISKKYAFKATHPNMRTYYFCTDTAKDMESWMKVMTDAALVHTEPIRRLDKLKTEHHGPQEMNNILNHRALTQPEIQNNERNHEAMRLEDRKQRALLEKPGGHRCVPQKDGDRYAPQRDGDKHALKIDNEHCGLAKDHKKYGLAKEVEKYGLVKDGEKYGLVKDGDKYGLVKEVEKYGLVKDGEKYGLVKDGEKYGLVKDGGKYGLVKDGDKYGLIKDGEKYGLVKDGEKYGLIKDGEKYGLVKDGEKYGLIKDGEKYGLVKDGEKYALVKEGDRHTLKKEGERHSHLTKEREKHAAQKDLERYGERYGFQKDGGTEQPLTKINSIKLQPAQAAAIAAAVSASRQMQAAQQRPPLLNGPGEPAGERSPVDAGVAGGQPPPLTQEPEKNLQRTGSTQQLEQWVRIQRTRGLDDETRSITSYQTLPRNMPSHRAQVAPRYPEGYRTLPRNSGVRPDSISSLSASVYDRALGPSAAEKRRSMRDDTMWQLYEWQQRQAHSRQHAYSTLPSPKQLGSIAERAAGQSIPTSPYHTYSPRRSYSTTPRSEVSSPVFRGDVTIDRRHRAHLAKCGYPPDRRSVPVQSITAQSLQGKTPEELTLLLIKLRRQQAELNSLREHTLAQLMQLNLDANKPKSEILSHHLQRNLMYVDGQASPEDYRDGAHVYQTEEPDVDAKLSRLCEQDKVVRMQEDKLQQLHREKHTLETALLSASQEIEMSANNPTAVQTVIQQRDVLQSGLLSTCRELSRVNGELERSWREYDRLEAEVMAAKNNLLKQLEALGSPQTEPPSQKHIQIQKDLWRIQDVMEALNKNKPKRSSDPNFHSSKPLSNLHKSEGPDYRLYKSEPELTTVAEVDESNGEDKTEQAAEKEPSSSKGIPYPVGIVPPRTKSPVMPESSTIASYVTLRKSKKPDPRTDRPRSAVDQSCLAEGGRTRMSVEEQMERIRRHQQGAALREKRRDQENSLSRSSSFSKDQIPSNPYYTLQTRKREEVVSPDRQELEASLRALEQEMKKRALAQQQATPPTEPQAAVTREEDAASPPPGVEHRNPDLEKQEEEEEGEEDERREEERKRLMCDNSLQTAVMVRVSPEEDDDDDAEEEEVKEAEQDQIISLSFKHSQLVTATTSDT, encoded by the exons GCCGGCGGCGAAAGCACCTGCCACCGAGAAGAAGGAGCGTCCCACCAGCACCATGAGCGAGGCGTCCAACTACACCGGCGGCTCCAACTACACCGGCGGCTCGGACTACGCCGCCCACCCGGGCAGCCCGGCGGCCAGA CCGTCGAGATCTTCCAAAAAGGTTCATAATTTTGGGAAGCGCTCCAACTCCATTAAGAGGAACCCCAATGCGCCGGTGGTGAGGAGCAACTGGCTCTACAAGCAG GACAGCACCGGGATGAAGATGTGGAAGAGGCGGTGGTTCGTCCTCTCCGATATGTGTCTGTTCTACTATAAAG ATGAAAAGGAAGAAGGCATCCTGGGAAGCATCCTCCTGCCAAGCTTCCGCATCTCCATGCTGTCCGTGGACGACCATATCAGCAAAAAATACGCCTTCAAG GCGACGCACCCAAACATGCGGACATATTATTTCTGCACAGACACGGCCAAAGACATGGAGTCCTGGATGAAGGTGATGACGGACGCCGCCCTTGTTCACACTGAGCCAATCAGGAG ACTGGATAAGTTAAAGACGGAGCACCACGGCCCCCAAGAGATGAACAACATATTGAACCACCGGGCCCTGACCCAGCCCGAGATCCAGAACAACGAGCGCAACCACGAGGCCATGCGCCTGGAGGACAGGAAGCAGAGGGCCCTGCTGGAAAAGCCCGGCGGCCATCGGTGTGTGCCGCAGAAGGACGGGGACAGGTACGCGCCCCAGCGAGATGGCGACAAGCACGCCCTCAAAATAGACAACGAGCACTGTGGCCTGGCGAAAGACCACAAGAAGTACGGCCTGGCCAAAGAGGTGGAGAAGTATGGTTTGGTAAAAGACGGGGAGAAATACGGACTTGTAAAGGATGGTGACAAGTATGGGCTGGTTAAAGAGGTGGAGAAGTACGGACTGGTCAAAGATGGGGAGAAATACGGACTTGTAAAGGATGGAGAGAAATACGGACTGGTGAAGGATGGGGGGAAATATGGACTGGTTAAAGATGGAGATAAGTATGGGCTGATAAAGGATGGAGAGAAATACGGACTGGTTAAAGATGGAGAGAAGTATGGGCTGATAAAGGATGGAGAGAAATACGGACTGGTTAAAGATGGAGAGAAGTATGGGCTGATAAAGGATGGAGAGAAATACGGACTGGTTAAAGATGGAGAGAAGTACGCTTTGGTAAAGGAAGGAGATAGACACACCCTgaaaaaagagggggaaagaCATTCCCACTTGACCAAGGAGCGGGAGAAGCACGCTGCACAGAAAGATCTGGAACGTTACGGCGAGCGGTACGGTTTCCAGAAGGACGGCGGCACGGAGCAGCCGCTCACCAAAATCAACAGCATCAAGCTGCAGCCGGCACAGGCGGCCGCCATCGCCGCGGCCGTGTCCGCGTCCCGGCAGATGCAGGCCGCTCAGCAGCGCCCCCCACTGCTCAACGGGCCCGGGGAGCCGGCGGGCGAGCGGAGTCCCGTGGACGCGGGGGTCGCCGGGGGACAGCCGCCGCCTCTCACCCAGGAGCCTGAGAAGAACCTGCAGAGAACCGGCTCCACCCAGCAGCTGGAACAGTGGGTCAGGATCCAGAGGACACGGGGCCTGGACGACGAGACCCGGAG CATCACGTCCTACCAGACTCTGCCCAGAAACATGCCGAGTCACCGGGCACAGGTGGCACCCCGGTACCCGGAAGGGTACCGCACGCTGCCCCGCAACAGTGGCGTGCGGCCGGACAGCATCAGCAGCCTGTCGGCGTCCGTGTACGACCGCGCCCTGGGGCCGTCGGCGGCAGAGAAGCGGCGCTCCATGCGCGACGACACCATGTGGCAGCTGTACGAGTGGCAGCAGCGGCAGGCGCACAGCCGGCAGCACGCCTACAGCACCCTGCCCAGCCCCAAACAGCTGGGCAGCATCGCCGAGCGCGCCGCCGGACAGTCCATCCCCACCTCGCCGTACCACACCTACTCGCCACGCCGCTCCTACAGCACCACCCCCCGCTCCGAGGTGTCCTCGCCCGTCTTCCGCGGGGACGTCACCATCGACCGCCGACATCGGGCCCACCTGGCCAAG TGCGGATACCCGCCCGACCGGAGGTCTGTTCCCGTCCAGAGCATCACCGCGCAGTCCCTGCAGGGCAAGACA CCGGAGGAGCTGACCCTTCTGCTGATCAAGCTGCGCCGGCAGCAGGCCGAGCTGAACAGCCTCCGGGAGCACACGCTCGCGCAGCTCATGCAGCTCAACCTCGACGCCAACAAGCCAAAG AGCGAGATTCTGTCCCATCACCTGCAGAGAAATCTCATGTACGTGGACGGACAG GCCAGTCCCGAAGACTACAGAGACGGAGCCCACGTGTACCAAACCGAAGAGCCTGATGTTGAC GCCAAGTTGAGTCGACTGTGTGAGCAGGACAAGGTGGTTCGCATGCAGGAGGACAAACTACAGCAGCTCCACCGAGAAAAG CACACGCTGGAAACCGCCCTGCTGTCCGCCAGCCAGGAGATCGAGATGAGCGCCAACAACCCAACGGCCGTCCAAACCGTAATCCAGCAGAGGGACGTCCTTCAGAGCGGCCTGCTCAGCACCTGCAGAGAGCTGTCCAGAGTCAATGGC GAGCTGGAGCGATCCTGGCGAGAATACGACAGGCTGGAGGCCGAGGTCATGGCGGCCAAGAATAACTTGCTGAAGCAGCTGGAAGCCCTTGGGAGTCCACAG ACCGAACCCCCCAGCCAGAAGCACATCCAGATCCAGAAAGACCTGTGGAGGATCCAGGATGTGATGGAGGCTTTGAACAAGAACAAGCCAAAAAGAAGCAGTGACCCCA ATTTTCACAGCTCAAAACCTTTATCAAATCTTCATAAAAGTGAG GGCCCTGACTACAGGCTGTATAAGAGCGAACCTGAGCTCACAACTGTGGCCGAGGTAGACGAGTCCAATGGCGAGGACAAGACAGAGCAGGCAGCCGAGAAAGAGCCTTCCAGCTCCAAAG GAATCCCCTACCCCGTAGGCATTGTGCCCCCCAGAACAAAGTCGCCAGTCATGCCTGAATCCTCCACAATCGCTTCCTATGTGACGCTAAGGAAGAGTAAAAAGCCTGATCCCAGGACA GACAGGCCCCGTAGCGCCGTGGACCAGTCATGCTTGGCAGAAGGCGGGCGGACGCGGATGAGCGTGGAGGAGCAGATGGAGCGGATCCGGAGGCACCAGCAGGGGGCGGCGCTGCGAGAAAAGAGGAGGGACCAGGAGAACTCGCTGTCCCGTAGCTCCTCGTTCTCCAAGGACCAGATACCTTCAAATCCCTACTACACCCTGCAG ACCCGCAAACGGGAGGAGGTGGTTTCTCCAGACCGGCAGGAACTGGAGGCGTCGCTGAGGGCTCTCGAGCAGGAAATGAAGAAGCGGGCCTTGGCGCAGCAGCAAGCCACACCCCCCACTGAGCCACAGGCTGCAGTCACCCGAgag GAGGACGCGGCGTCTCCGCCGCCGGGTGTCGAGCACCGAAACCCAGACCtggagaagcaggaggaggaggaggagggtgaggaagacgagaggagagaagaggaaagGAAAAGGCTGATGTGTGACAACAG CCTACAGACGGCTGTGATGGTCAGGGTGAGTCCCGAGGAGGATGACGACGACGatgccgaggaggaggaggtgaaggaaGCGGAGCAGGACCAGATCATCAGCCTGTCCTTCAAACACAGCCAGCTGGTGACAG CCACGACCAGTGACACGTGA
- the LOC114765406 gene encoding pleckstrin homology domain-containing family A member 5-like isoform X21, with amino-acid sequence MLRCSLSLSLSLSLSLSPSPSERECVSRNPGGRHRSGPLLFRSPTARAELTHPNRPENRGRLTVCVCVCVRGRTVHQKCLRFPTSHNERKVTCKHPVSGQPSQDNCIFVVNEHVNCGKLGQPVVNREADHSGPGDGSHPCPTKTTKPAAKAPATEKKERPTSTMSEASNYTGGSNYTGGSDYAAHPGSPAARPSRSSKKVHNFGKRSNSIKRNPNAPVVRSNWLYKQDSTGMKMWKRRWFVLSDMCLFYYKDEKEEGILGSILLPSFRISMLSVDDHISKKYAFKATHPNMRTYYFCTDTAKDMESWMKVMTDAALVHTEPIRRLDKLKTEHHGPQEMNNILNHRALTQPEIQNNERNHEAMRLEDRKQRALLEKPGGHRCVPQKDGDRYAPQRDGDKHALKIDNEHCGLAKDHKKYGLAKEVEKYGLVKDGEKYGLVKDGDKYGLVKEVEKYGLVKDGEKYGLVKDGEKYGLVKDGGKYGLVKDGDKYGLIKDGEKYGLVKDGEKYGLIKDGEKYGLVKDGEKYGLIKDGEKYGLVKDGEKYALVKEGDRHTLKKEGERHSHLTKEREKHAAQKDLERYGERYGFQKDGGTEQPLTKINSIKLQPAQAAAIAAAVSASRQMQAAQQRPPLLNGPGEPAGERSPVDAGVAGGQPPPLTQEPEKNLQRTGSTQQLEQWVRIQRTRGLDDETRSITSYQTLPRNMPSHRAQVAPRYPEGYRTLPRNSGVRPDSISSLSASVYDRALGPSAAEKRRSMRDDTMWQLYEWQQRQAHSRQHAYSTLPSPKQLGSIAERAAGQSIPTSPYHTYSPRRSYSTTPRSEVSSPVFRGDVTIDRRHRAHLAKCGYPPDRRSVPVQSITAQSLQGKTPEELTLLLIKLRRQQAELNSLREHTLAQLMQLNLDANKPKSEILSHHLQRNLMYVDGQMKESEPLIFMIHTMIENSAPRPQLYQQASPEDYRDGAHVYQTEEPDVDAKLSRLCEQDKVVRMQEDKLQQLHREKHTLETALLSASQEIEMSANNPTAVQTVIQQRDVLQSGLLSTCRELSRVNGELERSWREYDRLEAEVMAAKNNLLKQLEALGSPQTEPPSQKHIQIQKDLWRIQDVMEALNKNKPKRSSDPNFHSSKPLSNLHKSEEPVPVPPRPPLPHSYEGGDVPSAAPPLPPTGGSQGHVPRPLQHRTDDRKSGQRNGAQGGPDYRLYKSEPELTTVAEVDESNGEDKTEQAAEKEPSSSKGASEGTSCPNPKTLERTGPVAPWTSHAWQKAGGRG; translated from the exons CGTGAATTGTGGGAAACTCGGGCAGCCTGTTGTAAACAG GGAGGCCGATCACTCGGGACCCGGGGACGGAAGCCATCCATGTCCTACCAAGACCACCAA GCCGGCGGCGAAAGCACCTGCCACCGAGAAGAAGGAGCGTCCCACCAGCACCATGAGCGAGGCGTCCAACTACACCGGCGGCTCCAACTACACCGGCGGCTCGGACTACGCCGCCCACCCGGGCAGCCCGGCGGCCAGA CCGTCGAGATCTTCCAAAAAGGTTCATAATTTTGGGAAGCGCTCCAACTCCATTAAGAGGAACCCCAATGCGCCGGTGGTGAGGAGCAACTGGCTCTACAAGCAG GACAGCACCGGGATGAAGATGTGGAAGAGGCGGTGGTTCGTCCTCTCCGATATGTGTCTGTTCTACTATAAAG ATGAAAAGGAAGAAGGCATCCTGGGAAGCATCCTCCTGCCAAGCTTCCGCATCTCCATGCTGTCCGTGGACGACCATATCAGCAAAAAATACGCCTTCAAG GCGACGCACCCAAACATGCGGACATATTATTTCTGCACAGACACGGCCAAAGACATGGAGTCCTGGATGAAGGTGATGACGGACGCCGCCCTTGTTCACACTGAGCCAATCAGGAG ACTGGATAAGTTAAAGACGGAGCACCACGGCCCCCAAGAGATGAACAACATATTGAACCACCGGGCCCTGACCCAGCCCGAGATCCAGAACAACGAGCGCAACCACGAGGCCATGCGCCTGGAGGACAGGAAGCAGAGGGCCCTGCTGGAAAAGCCCGGCGGCCATCGGTGTGTGCCGCAGAAGGACGGGGACAGGTACGCGCCCCAGCGAGATGGCGACAAGCACGCCCTCAAAATAGACAACGAGCACTGTGGCCTGGCGAAAGACCACAAGAAGTACGGCCTGGCCAAAGAGGTGGAGAAGTATGGTTTGGTAAAAGACGGGGAGAAATACGGACTTGTAAAGGATGGTGACAAGTATGGGCTGGTTAAAGAGGTGGAGAAGTACGGACTGGTCAAAGATGGGGAGAAATACGGACTTGTAAAGGATGGAGAGAAATACGGACTGGTGAAGGATGGGGGGAAATATGGACTGGTTAAAGATGGAGATAAGTATGGGCTGATAAAGGATGGAGAGAAATACGGACTGGTTAAAGATGGAGAGAAGTATGGGCTGATAAAGGATGGAGAGAAATACGGACTGGTTAAAGATGGAGAGAAGTATGGGCTGATAAAGGATGGAGAGAAATACGGACTGGTTAAAGATGGAGAGAAGTACGCTTTGGTAAAGGAAGGAGATAGACACACCCTgaaaaaagagggggaaagaCATTCCCACTTGACCAAGGAGCGGGAGAAGCACGCTGCACAGAAAGATCTGGAACGTTACGGCGAGCGGTACGGTTTCCAGAAGGACGGCGGCACGGAGCAGCCGCTCACCAAAATCAACAGCATCAAGCTGCAGCCGGCACAGGCGGCCGCCATCGCCGCGGCCGTGTCCGCGTCCCGGCAGATGCAGGCCGCTCAGCAGCGCCCCCCACTGCTCAACGGGCCCGGGGAGCCGGCGGGCGAGCGGAGTCCCGTGGACGCGGGGGTCGCCGGGGGACAGCCGCCGCCTCTCACCCAGGAGCCTGAGAAGAACCTGCAGAGAACCGGCTCCACCCAGCAGCTGGAACAGTGGGTCAGGATCCAGAGGACACGGGGCCTGGACGACGAGACCCGGAG CATCACGTCCTACCAGACTCTGCCCAGAAACATGCCGAGTCACCGGGCACAGGTGGCACCCCGGTACCCGGAAGGGTACCGCACGCTGCCCCGCAACAGTGGCGTGCGGCCGGACAGCATCAGCAGCCTGTCGGCGTCCGTGTACGACCGCGCCCTGGGGCCGTCGGCGGCAGAGAAGCGGCGCTCCATGCGCGACGACACCATGTGGCAGCTGTACGAGTGGCAGCAGCGGCAGGCGCACAGCCGGCAGCACGCCTACAGCACCCTGCCCAGCCCCAAACAGCTGGGCAGCATCGCCGAGCGCGCCGCCGGACAGTCCATCCCCACCTCGCCGTACCACACCTACTCGCCACGCCGCTCCTACAGCACCACCCCCCGCTCCGAGGTGTCCTCGCCCGTCTTCCGCGGGGACGTCACCATCGACCGCCGACATCGGGCCCACCTGGCCAAG TGCGGATACCCGCCCGACCGGAGGTCTGTTCCCGTCCAGAGCATCACCGCGCAGTCCCTGCAGGGCAAGACA CCGGAGGAGCTGACCCTTCTGCTGATCAAGCTGCGCCGGCAGCAGGCCGAGCTGAACAGCCTCCGGGAGCACACGCTCGCGCAGCTCATGCAGCTCAACCTCGACGCCAACAAGCCAAAG AGCGAGATTCTGTCCCATCACCTGCAGAGAAATCTCATGTACGTGGACGGACAG ATGAAGGAGAGCGAGCCGTTAATCTTCATGATTCACACAATGATCGAGAACTCGGCGCCCAGGCCTCAACTTTACCAGCAA GCCAGTCCCGAAGACTACAGAGACGGAGCCCACGTGTACCAAACCGAAGAGCCTGATGTTGAC GCCAAGTTGAGTCGACTGTGTGAGCAGGACAAGGTGGTTCGCATGCAGGAGGACAAACTACAGCAGCTCCACCGAGAAAAG CACACGCTGGAAACCGCCCTGCTGTCCGCCAGCCAGGAGATCGAGATGAGCGCCAACAACCCAACGGCCGTCCAAACCGTAATCCAGCAGAGGGACGTCCTTCAGAGCGGCCTGCTCAGCACCTGCAGAGAGCTGTCCAGAGTCAATGGC GAGCTGGAGCGATCCTGGCGAGAATACGACAGGCTGGAGGCCGAGGTCATGGCGGCCAAGAATAACTTGCTGAAGCAGCTGGAAGCCCTTGGGAGTCCACAG ACCGAACCCCCCAGCCAGAAGCACATCCAGATCCAGAAAGACCTGTGGAGGATCCAGGATGTGATGGAGGCTTTGAACAAGAACAAGCCAAAAAGAAGCAGTGACCCCA ATTTTCACAGCTCAAAACCTTTATCAAATCTTCATAAAAGTGAG GAACCGGTTCCTGTCCCTCCTCGCCCTCCTCTGCCCCACTCGTATGAGGGTGGAGATGTCCCCTCCGCCGCGCCTCCACTGCCCCCTACAGGTGGCAGCCAGGGGCACGTTCCCCGCCCGCTGCAGCACCGGACGGACGACAGGAAGTCGGGCCAGAGGAACGGCGCGCAGGGT GGCCCTGACTACAGGCTGTATAAGAGCGAACCTGAGCTCACAACTGTGGCCGAGGTAGACGAGTCCAATGGCGAGGACAAGACAGAGCAGGCAGCCGAGAAAGAGCCTTCCAGCTCCAAAGGTGCCTCTGAAGGAACGTCCTGTCCAAATCCTAAAACTCTGGAACG GACAGGCCCCGTAGCGCCGTGGACCAGTCATGCTTGGCAGAAGGCGGGCGGACGCGGATGA
- the LOC114765406 gene encoding pleckstrin homology domain-containing family A member 5-like isoform X24: MESWMKVMTDAALVHTEPIRRLDKLKTEHHGPQEMNNILNHRALTQPEIQNNERNHEAMRLEDRKQRALLEKPGGHRCVPQKDGDRYAPQRDGDKHALKIDNEHCGLAKDHKKYGLAKEVEKYGLVKDGEKYGLVKDGDKYGLVKEVEKYGLVKDGEKYGLVKDGEKYGLVKDGGKYGLVKDGDKYGLIKDGEKYGLVKDGEKYGLIKDGEKYGLVKDGEKYGLIKDGEKYGLVKDGEKYALVKEGDRHTLKKEGERHSHLTKEREKHAAQKDLERYGERYGFQKDGGTEQPLTKINSIKLQPAQAAAIAAAVSASRQMQAAQQRPPLLNGPGEPAGERSPVDAGVAGGQPPPLTQEPEKNLQRTGSTQQLEQWVRIQRTRGLDDETRSITSYQTLPRNMPSHRAQVAPRYPEGYRTLPRNSGVRPDSISSLSASVYDRALGPSAAEKRRSMRDDTMWQLYEWQQRQAHSRQHAYSTLPSPKQLGSIAERAAGQSIPTSPYHTYSPRRSYSTTPRSEVSSPVFRGDVTIDRRHRAHLAKCGYPPDRRSVPVQSITAQSLQGKTPEELTLLLIKLRRQQAELNSLREHTLAQLMQLNLDANKPKSEILSHHLQRNLMYVDGQMKESEPLIFMIHTMIENSAPRPQLYQQASPEDYRDGAHVYQTEEPDVDAKLSRLCEQDKVVRMQEDKLQQLHREKHTLETALLSASQEIEMSANNPTAVQTVIQQRDVLQSGLLSTCRELSRVNGELERSWREYDRLEAEVMAAKNNLLKQLEALGSPQTEPPSQKHIQIQKDLWRIQDVMEALNKNKPKRSSDPNFHSSKPLSNLHKSEEPVPVPPRPPLPHSYEGGDVPSAAPPLPPTGGSQGHVPRPLQHRTDDRKSGQRNGAQGGPDYRLYKSEPELTTVAEVDESNGEDKTEQAAEKEPSSSKGIPYPVGIVPPRTKSPVMPESSTIASYVTLRKSKKPDPRTQDRPRSAVDQSCLAEGGRTRMSVEEQMERIRRHQQGAALREKRRDQENSLSRSSSFSKDQIPSNPYYTLQTRKREEVVSPDRQELEASLRALEQEMKKRALAQQQATPPTEPQAAVTREEDAASPPPGVEHRNPDLEKQEEEEEGEEDERREEERKRLMCDNSLQTAVMVRVSPEEDDDDDAEEEEVKEAEQDQIISLSFKHSQLVTATTSDT; this comes from the exons ATGGAGTCCTGGATGAAGGTGATGACGGACGCCGCCCTTGTTCACACTGAGCCAATCAGGAG ACTGGATAAGTTAAAGACGGAGCACCACGGCCCCCAAGAGATGAACAACATATTGAACCACCGGGCCCTGACCCAGCCCGAGATCCAGAACAACGAGCGCAACCACGAGGCCATGCGCCTGGAGGACAGGAAGCAGAGGGCCCTGCTGGAAAAGCCCGGCGGCCATCGGTGTGTGCCGCAGAAGGACGGGGACAGGTACGCGCCCCAGCGAGATGGCGACAAGCACGCCCTCAAAATAGACAACGAGCACTGTGGCCTGGCGAAAGACCACAAGAAGTACGGCCTGGCCAAAGAGGTGGAGAAGTATGGTTTGGTAAAAGACGGGGAGAAATACGGACTTGTAAAGGATGGTGACAAGTATGGGCTGGTTAAAGAGGTGGAGAAGTACGGACTGGTCAAAGATGGGGAGAAATACGGACTTGTAAAGGATGGAGAGAAATACGGACTGGTGAAGGATGGGGGGAAATATGGACTGGTTAAAGATGGAGATAAGTATGGGCTGATAAAGGATGGAGAGAAATACGGACTGGTTAAAGATGGAGAGAAGTATGGGCTGATAAAGGATGGAGAGAAATACGGACTGGTTAAAGATGGAGAGAAGTATGGGCTGATAAAGGATGGAGAGAAATACGGACTGGTTAAAGATGGAGAGAAGTACGCTTTGGTAAAGGAAGGAGATAGACACACCCTgaaaaaagagggggaaagaCATTCCCACTTGACCAAGGAGCGGGAGAAGCACGCTGCACAGAAAGATCTGGAACGTTACGGCGAGCGGTACGGTTTCCAGAAGGACGGCGGCACGGAGCAGCCGCTCACCAAAATCAACAGCATCAAGCTGCAGCCGGCACAGGCGGCCGCCATCGCCGCGGCCGTGTCCGCGTCCCGGCAGATGCAGGCCGCTCAGCAGCGCCCCCCACTGCTCAACGGGCCCGGGGAGCCGGCGGGCGAGCGGAGTCCCGTGGACGCGGGGGTCGCCGGGGGACAGCCGCCGCCTCTCACCCAGGAGCCTGAGAAGAACCTGCAGAGAACCGGCTCCACCCAGCAGCTGGAACAGTGGGTCAGGATCCAGAGGACACGGGGCCTGGACGACGAGACCCGGAG CATCACGTCCTACCAGACTCTGCCCAGAAACATGCCGAGTCACCGGGCACAGGTGGCACCCCGGTACCCGGAAGGGTACCGCACGCTGCCCCGCAACAGTGGCGTGCGGCCGGACAGCATCAGCAGCCTGTCGGCGTCCGTGTACGACCGCGCCCTGGGGCCGTCGGCGGCAGAGAAGCGGCGCTCCATGCGCGACGACACCATGTGGCAGCTGTACGAGTGGCAGCAGCGGCAGGCGCACAGCCGGCAGCACGCCTACAGCACCCTGCCCAGCCCCAAACAGCTGGGCAGCATCGCCGAGCGCGCCGCCGGACAGTCCATCCCCACCTCGCCGTACCACACCTACTCGCCACGCCGCTCCTACAGCACCACCCCCCGCTCCGAGGTGTCCTCGCCCGTCTTCCGCGGGGACGTCACCATCGACCGCCGACATCGGGCCCACCTGGCCAAG TGCGGATACCCGCCCGACCGGAGGTCTGTTCCCGTCCAGAGCATCACCGCGCAGTCCCTGCAGGGCAAGACA CCGGAGGAGCTGACCCTTCTGCTGATCAAGCTGCGCCGGCAGCAGGCCGAGCTGAACAGCCTCCGGGAGCACACGCTCGCGCAGCTCATGCAGCTCAACCTCGACGCCAACAAGCCAAAG AGCGAGATTCTGTCCCATCACCTGCAGAGAAATCTCATGTACGTGGACGGACAG ATGAAGGAGAGCGAGCCGTTAATCTTCATGATTCACACAATGATCGAGAACTCGGCGCCCAGGCCTCAACTTTACCAGCAA GCCAGTCCCGAAGACTACAGAGACGGAGCCCACGTGTACCAAACCGAAGAGCCTGATGTTGAC GCCAAGTTGAGTCGACTGTGTGAGCAGGACAAGGTGGTTCGCATGCAGGAGGACAAACTACAGCAGCTCCACCGAGAAAAG CACACGCTGGAAACCGCCCTGCTGTCCGCCAGCCAGGAGATCGAGATGAGCGCCAACAACCCAACGGCCGTCCAAACCGTAATCCAGCAGAGGGACGTCCTTCAGAGCGGCCTGCTCAGCACCTGCAGAGAGCTGTCCAGAGTCAATGGC GAGCTGGAGCGATCCTGGCGAGAATACGACAGGCTGGAGGCCGAGGTCATGGCGGCCAAGAATAACTTGCTGAAGCAGCTGGAAGCCCTTGGGAGTCCACAG ACCGAACCCCCCAGCCAGAAGCACATCCAGATCCAGAAAGACCTGTGGAGGATCCAGGATGTGATGGAGGCTTTGAACAAGAACAAGCCAAAAAGAAGCAGTGACCCCA ATTTTCACAGCTCAAAACCTTTATCAAATCTTCATAAAAGTGAG GAACCGGTTCCTGTCCCTCCTCGCCCTCCTCTGCCCCACTCGTATGAGGGTGGAGATGTCCCCTCCGCCGCGCCTCCACTGCCCCCTACAGGTGGCAGCCAGGGGCACGTTCCCCGCCCGCTGCAGCACCGGACGGACGACAGGAAGTCGGGCCAGAGGAACGGCGCGCAGGGT GGCCCTGACTACAGGCTGTATAAGAGCGAACCTGAGCTCACAACTGTGGCCGAGGTAGACGAGTCCAATGGCGAGGACAAGACAGAGCAGGCAGCCGAGAAAGAGCCTTCCAGCTCCAAAG GAATCCCCTACCCCGTAGGCATTGTGCCCCCCAGAACAAAGTCGCCAGTCATGCCTGAATCCTCCACAATCGCTTCCTATGTGACGCTAAGGAAGAGTAAAAAGCCTGATCCCAGGACA CAGGACAGGCCCCGTAGCGCCGTGGACCAGTCATGCTTGGCAGAAGGCGGGCGGACGCGGATGAGCGTGGAGGAGCAGATGGAGCGGATCCGGAGGCACCAGCAGGGGGCGGCGCTGCGAGAAAAGAGGAGGGACCAGGAGAACTCGCTGTCCCGTAGCTCCTCGTTCTCCAAGGACCAGATACCTTCAAATCCCTACTACACCCTGCAG ACCCGCAAACGGGAGGAGGTGGTTTCTCCAGACCGGCAGGAACTGGAGGCGTCGCTGAGGGCTCTCGAGCAGGAAATGAAGAAGCGGGCCTTGGCGCAGCAGCAAGCCACACCCCCCACTGAGCCACAGGCTGCAGTCACCCGAgag GAGGACGCGGCGTCTCCGCCGCCGGGTGTCGAGCACCGAAACCCAGACCtggagaagcaggaggaggaggaggagggtgaggaagacgagaggagagaagaggaaagGAAAAGGCTGATGTGTGACAACAG CCTACAGACGGCTGTGATGGTCAGGGTGAGTCCCGAGGAGGATGACGACGACGatgccgaggaggaggaggtgaaggaaGCGGAGCAGGACCAGATCATCAGCCTGTCCTTCAAACACAGCCAGCTGGTGACAG CCACGACCAGTGACACGTGA